In one window of Gudongella oleilytica DNA:
- a CDS encoding penicillin-binding transpeptidase domain-containing protein, producing MRKPTKKTKLRLGIALTIATLIVFFLGYRLIRIQLFEGEEYKKGALQQWTKAIDITSDRGLIYDRKGKKLAVNTTAYTVWAAPSDMDEPEAAALQLGPILGQDPEELYKKLTSEANVEKLKQWVTRAEADQIRDLGIRGISIVDDSKRYYPFGSFGSYILGFTDIDNKGLYGIERVYDEYLAGTPGIWVKATDAANRQLPYDGEQIYEAKDGLSVVLSVDETIQGFAEDAAEKAMETNKAKSVSIIVMDPETGEILAMANKPDYDPNYPRQPLDPAVGEQWSKLPPEEQQQKWFQMWRNYAINDLYEPGSTFKIVTAAAALEEGSATLNSHYYCDGFIRDIKGVVLRCSSWYDPHGDQDFATSFSNSCNVAFVNMARELGKEKLYEYIKAFGFGQTTGIDLPGEQRGLIPSGIDSIKEVNLATLSYGHGISVTPIQMINAIAAVANDGKLMTPMMTRSLIDSQGKVVKQFQPQMKRQVISEKTADMLLDMLEKTVLEGTGKKAYVPGYRVGGKTGTAQKIIDGRYVENKYISSFGGVAPINDPRIAVLVIVDEPTGIYYGGTVAGPFAAMVIENTLNYMEVPRSYTEEELKGIQETVPVPEVIGLTIAEAGELISEISLKYTTEYEDFSLDTVVVDQYPKAGEEIQIGGIIDLYLSSGTNNPTLSEETFEDR from the coding sequence TTGAGAAAACCAACAAAGAAAACCAAACTACGATTAGGGATTGCGCTGACAATTGCAACCTTAATCGTGTTTTTTTTAGGGTACAGACTAATTAGAATACAGCTGTTCGAGGGTGAGGAGTATAAAAAAGGAGCTCTCCAGCAGTGGACCAAGGCCATAGACATTACTTCAGACAGAGGCTTGATCTATGACCGGAAGGGGAAAAAGCTTGCAGTAAATACGACAGCATATACAGTTTGGGCAGCACCATCAGATATGGATGAGCCAGAAGCCGCTGCTTTACAGCTTGGTCCCATACTCGGTCAGGATCCTGAGGAGCTTTATAAGAAACTAACCTCAGAAGCCAACGTCGAGAAGCTCAAGCAGTGGGTGACTCGTGCTGAAGCAGATCAAATAAGAGATCTGGGAATAAGAGGGATATCCATTGTCGACGACAGCAAGAGATATTATCCCTTTGGAAGCTTCGGATCATACATTCTTGGTTTTACTGATATAGACAACAAAGGGCTTTATGGAATAGAAAGAGTCTATGATGAATACCTGGCAGGTACTCCAGGGATTTGGGTCAAGGCCACAGATGCTGCCAACCGACAGCTACCATATGATGGAGAACAGATATACGAAGCAAAGGACGGGCTTTCAGTAGTTCTTTCAGTTGATGAGACCATCCAGGGCTTTGCAGAAGATGCAGCAGAGAAAGCAATGGAGACAAACAAAGCTAAAAGTGTCTCTATAATAGTTATGGATCCTGAAACAGGGGAAATCCTTGCTATGGCAAACAAACCTGATTACGATCCAAATTATCCAAGACAACCTCTTGATCCGGCTGTAGGTGAACAGTGGAGCAAGCTGCCGCCGGAGGAGCAGCAGCAAAAGTGGTTTCAGATGTGGAGAAACTATGCAATAAATGACTTGTACGAACCAGGCTCCACCTTCAAGATAGTAACGGCAGCAGCAGCGCTGGAGGAGGGCTCAGCTACTTTAAACTCCCACTACTATTGCGATGGATTCATAAGGGATATCAAAGGTGTGGTTCTCAGATGTTCAAGCTGGTATGATCCTCACGGGGATCAGGATTTTGCAACATCCTTCAGCAACTCCTGCAATGTGGCATTCGTAAATATGGCTAGAGAGCTTGGAAAGGAAAAGCTCTATGAGTACATTAAAGCCTTCGGATTTGGACAGACAACCGGTATAGATCTCCCTGGTGAGCAAAGAGGCTTGATCCCGTCCGGAATAGACAGTATTAAAGAGGTCAATCTTGCAACTCTTTCTTATGGTCATGGCATTTCAGTAACACCAATACAAATGATCAATGCAATCGCAGCTGTTGCAAACGATGGGAAGCTGATGACTCCAATGATGACGAGAAGTCTTATAGATAGTCAGGGCAAGGTGGTCAAACAATTTCAACCGCAGATGAAGAGGCAGGTCATCTCGGAGAAGACAGCGGACATGCTTCTGGATATGCTGGAAAAGACGGTTCTTGAAGGCACAGGTAAAAAAGCATACGTGCCAGGCTACAGAGTTGGAGGAAAGACAGGCACTGCTCAAAAGATAATAGACGGCAGATATGTTGAAAATAAATACATATCATCCTTTGGAGGCGTTGCTCCAATAAATGATCCAAGAATAGCAGTCCTTGTAATAGTTGATGAACCCACCGGAATCTATTACGGGGGAACTGTTGCAGGTCCATTTGCAGCCATGGTAATAGAGAATACGCTGAACTACATGGAGGTACCAAGATCGTACACCGAGGAGGAACTGAAGGGTATTCAGGAGACTGTTCCGGTCCCGGAGGTGATTGGTCTGACCATAGCGGAAGCAGGAGAATTGATATCCGAAATTAGTCTGAAATATACCACTGAATATGAGGACTTCAGTCTCGATACGGTTGTAGTAGACCAGTATCCAAAAGCAGGAGAGGAGATTCAGATAGGAGGTATAATAGATCTTTATCTGTCTAGCGGAACTAACAATCCAACTCTCTCCGAAGAAACCTTTGAGGATCGGTAG
- a CDS encoding FtsB family cell division protein: MLAEKLEYYQYPEFQEVVKPKSKTKPKVHRSSVLNKQMYLALAISILITSLFILQGYAKITSVRLDITRLEKEKSELYKVRQELEGNLEGLKNTALIAEQARTYLGMIYPEEGQISYVAVNNSTFEDTHMFSLTDKVRNVLSIFSSLF; encoded by the coding sequence GTGTTGGCTGAAAAGCTTGAATACTACCAGTATCCTGAGTTTCAGGAAGTAGTCAAACCTAAATCAAAAACTAAACCAAAGGTACATAGGAGCTCAGTTCTGAACAAGCAAATGTATTTGGCACTTGCGATCTCAATATTAATTACCTCTTTGTTTATTTTGCAGGGTTATGCTAAAATAACATCAGTCAGACTGGACATAACAAGGTTAGAAAAGGAAAAGTCAGAGCTATATAAAGTGAGACAGGAGCTTGAGGGCAACCTGGAAGGACTAAAGAACACTGCTCTGATAGCTGAGCAAGCAAGGACCTATCTTGGAATGATATATCCCGAGGAAGGTCAGATATCCTACGTGGCAGTCAATAACTCCACCTTCGAGGATACCCATATGTTTTCCTTAACTGATAAGGTGAGAAACGTCCTTAGTATATTTTCCAGTCTGTTTTAG
- the rsmH gene encoding 16S rRNA (cytosine(1402)-N(4))-methyltransferase RsmH yields MAFHHVSVLLNEVIDGLAIRPDGIYVDGTLGGAGHSMEIVKRLGSGKLIGIDQDPAALEKSREVLSESMDKVILIHSNYAGIKSVLREQGIDKVDGILLDLGVSSYQLDTEERGFSHNKDAPLDMRMDTTASFSAWDVVNKYTEEELEKILLEYGEEKWARRIAQFIVIEREKKSIDTTFELVSVIKKAIPKKVRLEGHHPAKKTFQAIRIEVNRELEVLSNAITDMVDCLKPGGRLAIITFHSLEDRIVKEAFRELYKDCICPPELPKCVCDKRREIDIITRKPLTPSKQELEYNPRSRSAKLRIAERL; encoded by the coding sequence ATGGCATTCCACCATGTTTCCGTATTATTAAATGAGGTTATTGACGGTTTAGCAATAAGGCCGGATGGGATATATGTTGACGGCACTCTGGGTGGTGCTGGTCATTCAATGGAAATAGTTAAAAGGTTGGGATCCGGAAAGCTGATCGGGATAGATCAGGACCCGGCAGCTCTGGAAAAATCGAGGGAAGTCCTTTCGGAAAGTATGGACAAAGTTATCCTTATCCACAGCAATTATGCAGGCATTAAAAGCGTATTGCGTGAACAGGGAATAGACAAGGTCGACGGTATTCTTCTTGATCTTGGTGTTTCATCATATCAACTGGACACTGAAGAGAGAGGATTTTCCCATAATAAGGACGCACCCTTGGATATGCGGATGGACACTACAGCAAGCTTTTCCGCGTGGGATGTAGTCAACAAATACACAGAAGAGGAACTGGAGAAGATACTTCTTGAATACGGTGAGGAAAAATGGGCAAGAAGGATCGCGCAGTTTATTGTGATTGAGCGGGAGAAAAAAAGCATAGATACTACCTTTGAGTTGGTCAGTGTAATCAAGAAAGCTATACCTAAAAAGGTTAGATTGGAGGGACATCATCCCGCCAAGAAGACTTTTCAGGCAATCAGGATCGAGGTAAACAGAGAGCTGGAGGTCCTTTCCAATGCTATAACAGATATGGTTGATTGCCTGAAGCCGGGTGGAAGACTGGCAATAATAACCTTTCATTCGCTGGAGGACAGGATAGTGAAGGAAGCCTTCAGAGAATTATATAAAGACTGTATCTGTCCACCAGAGCTTCCTAAATGTGTCTGTGATAAAAGAAGAGAGATAGATATAATAACCAGAAAACCATTGACTCCTTCTAAACAGGAGTTGGAGTATAACCCTAGGTCAAGATCAGCGAAGCTAAGGATTGCAGAGAGGCTATAA
- the mraZ gene encoding division/cell wall cluster transcriptional repressor MraZ gives MFIGEYQHTIDEKGRIILPSKFRDPLGYEFVMTKGLDNCLFVYPKKEWEVLEEKLKSLPLTNKDARAFVRFFFSGATECILDKQGRVVIPANLREHSKLDKEAVVIGVSSRIEIWSREEWESYTDDDSLSYDRIAEKMAELGI, from the coding sequence ATGTTTATAGGTGAATATCAACATACCATAGATGAAAAGGGGAGGATTATCCTGCCCTCAAAATTCAGGGATCCCCTTGGATACGAGTTTGTTATGACCAAAGGTCTCGACAACTGCCTTTTTGTTTATCCTAAGAAAGAATGGGAAGTGCTGGAAGAAAAGCTTAAAAGCCTTCCGTTGACAAATAAGGACGCAAGAGCATTCGTCAGATTCTTCTTCTCAGGAGCTACGGAGTGCATACTCGATAAACAGGGGAGAGTCGTCATTCCTGCGAACCTAAGGGAGCATTCAAAGCTTGATAAGGAAGCGGTAGTTATTGGAGTTTCAAGCAGAATAGAAATATGGAGCAGGGAAGAATGGGAAAGCTACACAGACGACGATAGCCTTAGCTATGACAGAATAGCAGAAAAAATGGCCGAGCTTGGAATATAA
- the lgt gene encoding prolipoprotein diacylglyceryl transferase has product MLAVAFSIFGLEIRWYGLLIASAVLIGTVLALKEAKRKGVKEETLIDMLLFAVPAAIIGARAYYVIFMWDYYSKNPSQILNIRGGGLAIHGVIIAGTLVAIIFAKVRKESFWKLADIVAPSLILGQAIGRWGNFANQEAHGGPTDLPWGIMIDGVKVHPTFLYESIWNLLVFGFLLWYRRKKATVEGEIYLLYLILYSVGRFFIEGLRTDSLMLGPFRVAQLISLAIIMSGGAYLIWKKKRIKAE; this is encoded by the coding sequence GTGTTGGCAGTTGCATTCAGTATTTTTGGATTAGAGATCAGATGGTATGGTTTATTGATAGCATCAGCTGTACTGATAGGAACAGTACTCGCCTTGAAGGAGGCAAAGAGAAAGGGAGTAAAGGAAGAGACACTCATTGACATGCTTCTTTTCGCAGTACCTGCAGCGATAATAGGTGCAAGAGCCTACTACGTCATCTTCATGTGGGACTATTACAGCAAAAATCCATCTCAGATCTTGAATATAAGAGGTGGAGGCCTTGCGATCCACGGAGTTATAATCGCAGGAACACTTGTCGCCATTATATTTGCAAAGGTAAGGAAGGAGAGCTTCTGGAAACTTGCCGATATTGTAGCGCCAAGCTTGATATTAGGACAGGCAATAGGAAGATGGGGCAATTTTGCAAATCAGGAGGCCCATGGGGGACCAACAGATCTTCCCTGGGGTATAATGATAGATGGTGTAAAGGTGCATCCGACTTTCCTTTACGAGTCGATATGGAACCTTCTCGTATTCGGATTTTTGCTATGGTATAGAAGGAAGAAGGCAACTGTTGAGGGAGAAATATACCTCCTTTATCTGATTCTTTATTCAGTAGGCAGGTTCTTTATTGAAGGACTAAGGACAGACAGCCTTATGCTTGGACCCTTTAGAGTAGCTCAACTAATCAGCCTTGCAATAATAATGTCAGGTGGAGCTTATCTCATCTGGAAAAAGAAAAGAATCAAAGCAGAATAA
- the yfmH gene encoding EF-P 5-aminopentanol modification-associated protein YfmH, with the protein MKRIWNNILDEGLIHLQLENGINLYYYPKKGFTKKYAIFSTSFGSNHTSFTEKPNGKIIKLPNGTAHFLEHKLFEDPDRNIFERFAKYGANVNAYTNFDQTSYLFSTSDNFYDSLSLLVEFVQNPYLTDENIEKEKGIIGQEIQMYRDNPRWRVYFNCLSAMYHNHPVKDDIAGTIDSIREIYKEDLLLAYNRFYHPSNMVLFVVGDLELDRIAEAVNKASRRFPADAGTPVKYYPEEPAVVRQNFIEDYMSTSKPLFYIGFKDTDPGKTGKASVKKDIVTNMLLDILLSESSEFYQDIYSQGLIDSSFGAYYSGKSDYGQSMIVGQSDDPKRVYQLVVELMSNKTSPLNEDAFLRAKKKEMGRFLMGLNSVEFIANNLTDLYFQGFYLMDYLDLLSETTFEDLLERFERHFSSGESVLSVIWPEGMVK; encoded by the coding sequence ATGAAGAGAATCTGGAACAATATTCTTGATGAAGGCTTGATCCATCTCCAGCTGGAAAATGGCATCAATTTGTACTACTACCCCAAAAAAGGCTTTACTAAGAAGTATGCAATTTTCTCAACCAGCTTTGGCTCTAATCATACCAGCTTTACCGAGAAACCTAATGGAAAGATAATCAAGCTTCCGAATGGGACTGCACATTTCCTGGAGCATAAGCTCTTTGAGGATCCGGATAGGAATATATTTGAAAGGTTTGCAAAATATGGTGCTAACGTCAATGCCTACACCAACTTCGACCAGACCTCCTACCTATTCAGTACCTCTGATAATTTTTATGACAGCCTGTCCCTGCTGGTTGAATTTGTCCAAAACCCATACCTGACCGATGAGAACATCGAGAAGGAGAAGGGGATAATTGGTCAGGAAATTCAGATGTACAGGGATAACCCCAGGTGGAGAGTATACTTCAATTGCTTGAGTGCCATGTACCATAACCATCCCGTTAAGGATGATATAGCAGGAACTATTGACAGTATCAGGGAAATATACAAAGAGGACCTTCTCCTTGCTTATAACAGGTTCTATCATCCATCGAATATGGTACTTTTTGTAGTGGGTGATCTGGAGCTGGATAGAATTGCTGAGGCGGTCAATAAGGCATCCAGACGTTTCCCTGCAGATGCAGGAACACCTGTCAAGTACTATCCTGAGGAGCCTGCGGTTGTGCGTCAGAATTTCATTGAAGATTACATGTCAACGTCAAAACCTCTATTTTATATTGGCTTCAAAGATACAGATCCAGGAAAGACTGGGAAGGCCTCAGTTAAAAAAGACATAGTGACCAACATGCTTCTGGATATTTTGTTATCTGAGAGCTCGGAGTTTTATCAGGATATTTACTCACAAGGTCTTATAGACTCAAGCTTTGGAGCTTATTATTCAGGAAAATCGGATTACGGCCAGTCTATGATCGTAGGCCAAAGTGATGACCCTAAAAGGGTATACCAGCTGGTAGTTGAACTTATGAGCAATAAAACGTCCCCGCTAAACGAAGATGCTTTTCTACGTGCGAAGAAAAAGGAAATGGGAAGATTCCTCATGGGTCTTAATTCTGTTGAGTTTATAGCAAACAATTTGACTGACCTTTATTTTCAGGGATTCTACCTCATGGATTATCTCGATCTTCTCTCCGAAACCACCTTTGAGGATCTTTTGGAAAGATTTGAGAGACATTTTTCCAGTGGAGAAAGCGTTCTGTCTGTAATATGGCCAGAAGGTATGGTAAAATAA
- the yfmF gene encoding EF-P 5-aminopentanol modification-associated protein YfmF: MELKSNRIALSNGIFLNIVETDKFKSNLLTVNLIRPLEKDEVTLNALLPMVLERGSRSFPTKLLLERKLEELYGASLDLGSSKRGERQIVKASIEWADPKFTGDKKSGKEAVNLLKGVLFDPVIVNGSFDDNYIFQEKRILISRIRSRINDKRNYAISRCIEEMCKGEKFGIYSLGYEEDVEAIDGRKLYEHYRSILMTSPIEIFFVGNPDGLELEQLLPAELHNRREILFIPREIIPENYMSKRQVEEKLSVSQGKLVLGFRSSIPYEHELYNGLLVGNELLGGGPNSHMFKTVREEKSLAYYASSRLIKHKSIILADAGIQFSNYKQVLDLILDQVSRLKSGDFSDEDLQIAKKSLENSGRSIVDSNQMISEFFLGKVISKDERNLENMLGDLEKTDRDKVISAMDTVTLDTIYFLNGKEGETDEENLEQYS, from the coding sequence ATGGAGCTTAAATCAAATCGAATAGCCTTAAGCAATGGGATATTCCTTAATATTGTAGAAACCGATAAATTCAAATCGAATCTTTTGACAGTGAACCTTATAAGGCCGCTGGAAAAAGATGAAGTAACATTGAATGCATTACTGCCCATGGTACTTGAAAGAGGATCAAGAAGCTTTCCAACAAAACTCCTGTTGGAAAGGAAACTTGAGGAATTGTATGGCGCAAGCCTTGACCTGGGATCCTCAAAAAGAGGAGAGAGACAGATTGTTAAGGCATCTATAGAATGGGCTGATCCAAAATTTACAGGAGATAAAAAATCAGGCAAAGAAGCAGTCAATCTTTTAAAAGGTGTGTTATTTGATCCGGTAATTGTCAATGGAAGCTTTGATGACAACTACATTTTCCAGGAAAAGAGAATACTTATCTCAAGAATAAGAAGCAGGATCAATGACAAGAGAAATTATGCCATAAGCCGCTGTATTGAGGAGATGTGCAAGGGAGAGAAGTTTGGCATATACAGCCTTGGATACGAGGAGGATGTAGAAGCCATAGATGGCAGAAAGCTATATGAACATTATCGAAGCATCCTGATGACTAGTCCTATAGAAATTTTCTTTGTGGGGAATCCCGATGGACTGGAGCTTGAACAGTTGTTACCCGCAGAGCTTCATAATAGACGGGAAATCCTTTTTATCCCTAGAGAAATCATACCGGAGAATTACATGTCTAAACGTCAGGTCGAGGAGAAGTTGTCCGTTTCACAAGGAAAGCTGGTATTAGGCTTCAGATCTTCTATACCGTATGAGCACGAGCTTTATAACGGATTGCTCGTAGGAAATGAGCTTTTGGGAGGTGGACCCAACTCCCATATGTTTAAGACTGTAAGGGAGGAAAAAAGCCTTGCATACTATGCTTCCTCCAGACTTATAAAGCACAAGTCCATAATACTTGCCGATGCCGGCATTCAGTTTTCAAACTACAAGCAAGTTCTCGATTTGATACTCGATCAGGTTTCCAGGTTAAAATCTGGAGATTTCTCAGATGAGGACCTTCAGATAGCAAAAAAATCATTAGAGAACTCAGGCAGGTCAATTGTAGACAGCAACCAAATGATATCAGAATTTTTCCTTGGAAAGGTGATCTCAAAGGATGAAAGAAACCTCGAGAATATGCTGGGTGATTTAGAAAAAACCGACAGAGATAAGGTAATCAGTGCTATGGATACTGTAACTCTCGACACGATATATTTTCTTAATGGGAAGGAGGGAGAGACTGATGAAGAGAATCTGGAACAATATTCTTGA
- the deoC gene encoding deoxyribose-phosphate aldolase, translating into MDISKAIDHTLLKPDAGKAGIRKLCNEAVQYGFKAVCVNPSHVVLCKELLKGTDVKVATVVGFPLGANTTETKVFETKDSVLKGADEIDMVINIGALKEGDYKLVEDDIKAVVDACRGQAIVKVIIETCLLTDEEKRKACELSKSAGAHFVKTSTGFSTGGATVEDVALMKSVVGDNLEVKASGGVRDRETAIKMIEAGATRIGTSSGIKIIEG; encoded by the coding sequence ATGGATATATCCAAAGCTATCGACCACACCCTCCTTAAACCTGATGCTGGCAAAGCAGGCATAAGAAAGCTGTGTAATGAAGCTGTTCAATACGGCTTCAAGGCGGTGTGTGTAAATCCCTCACATGTAGTGCTATGTAAGGAGCTTTTAAAGGGAACAGATGTAAAGGTTGCCACTGTGGTTGGGTTTCCCTTGGGAGCTAATACAACAGAAACAAAGGTTTTCGAAACTAAGGACTCGGTCCTTAAAGGTGCAGATGAAATCGACATGGTGATCAATATTGGCGCTTTGAAGGAAGGAGACTATAAGCTTGTCGAGGATGATATCAAAGCAGTTGTCGATGCATGCCGGGGACAGGCAATAGTAAAGGTCATAATTGAAACCTGTCTATTGACGGATGAGGAGAAGAGGAAGGCATGCGAGCTTTCAAAGTCTGCAGGGGCTCATTTTGTTAAGACTTCTACAGGATTTAGCACTGGCGGAGCTACTGTTGAGGATGTTGCGCTAATGAAGTCCGTGGTGGGCGACAACCTTGAGGTAAAGGCTTCAGGCGGAGTGAGGGACAGGGAAACGGCAATAAAGATGATAGAAGCTGGGGCAACCAGAATAGGAACAAGTTCGGGTATAAAAATAATCGAGGGCTGA
- the pduL gene encoding phosphate propanoyltransferase, producing MKTKLPIALSNKHIHVSQKDLEILFGEGYELTKMKDLSQPGQYACNEKVDVVGPKGTLKGVRILGPVRPDTQIEVSIADAFALGVQPIVRNSGELNETPGVKVIGPNGEVELEKGVIVAARHIHMHTLDGEEYGVKDKDIVSIKVPGPRGLIFDNVLVRVHPTYALEMHVDLEEGNASGVRNGDLVELIK from the coding sequence ATGAAAACTAAGTTGCCGATCGCATTATCAAACAAGCATATCCACGTCAGCCAAAAAGACCTTGAGATACTTTTCGGCGAAGGCTATGAGTTAACTAAGATGAAGGATCTGTCACAACCAGGCCAATATGCATGTAATGAGAAGGTAGATGTAGTTGGACCTAAGGGGACACTTAAGGGTGTAAGGATTCTTGGACCGGTAAGACCAGATACTCAAATCGAGGTATCCATTGCAGATGCATTCGCTTTAGGAGTACAGCCAATTGTCAGAAACTCAGGTGAGTTGAATGAGACACCAGGCGTAAAGGTAATAGGACCCAATGGGGAGGTAGAGCTGGAAAAAGGAGTAATAGTTGCGGCCAGACACATCCATATGCATACCCTGGATGGAGAAGAGTATGGCGTGAAGGACAAAGATATTGTAAGCATAAAGGTACCTGGGCCAAGAGGGTTGATATTTGACAATGTACTTGTAAGGGTACATCCAACTTATGCTCTCGAAATGCACGTTGATCTCGAGGAAGGAAATGCTTCCGGAGTAAGAAACGGAGATCTTGTTGAATTAATTAAATAG